From the Cyanobium sp. M30B3 genome, the window CGATGGCCGTCTCGAAGGTCACGGCCGGGTTGGCCACCGTTTCCCGGAAGGGATAGAGGTTCACCACCACCACGTCGATGGGGGCGATGGCCTGGGCCGCCAGATCGGCCTGGTGCCCCGGGTCGGAGCGCCGGGCCAGGATGCCGCCGTGAATGCGGGGATGCAGGGTCTTGACCCGGCCGCCGAGGATCTCCGGGGCCCCCGTGTGCTCGGCCACCCGGGTCACGGGCAGGCCGGCGGCCTGCAGGGCCTGGGCGGTGCCGCCGCTGGAGAGCAGCTGATAGCCGGCGGCCAGGAGGCCTTCCGCCAGGGGCACCAGACCTTCCTTGTTGGACACACTCAGAAGGGCCGTCGGGGCCATGGCTCGCAATCTGGAAGGTGAAGGGCCAACCTACGCAGGAACAGCACACCAGCAGCAGCGCACCGGCATGACCACCCCTCCTGCCAGCGGCACCGGCGATGCCGGCCTGATCCGTCTGGGTCCCACGACGGCCCGCGAGCGGCTGGTGCTGTTGCACGGCTGGGGAGCGGATGCCGACGACCTGCTGGAGCTGGGGCGGCTGCTGGTGGGCCCTGAGGTGAGTGTGGTGGCCCTGCAGGCGCCCTTGCCCCACCCGGCCGGCGTGGGGCGCCAGTGGTACGACCTGCAGCAACCGGGCTGGCCCCAGCTGCCCGCAGCCCGCAGCCAGCTGCGCCAGAGGCTGGAGAGCCTGGACGCGGAACTGAGCCTGCGCCAGACGGTGCTGCTCGGTTTCTCGCAGGGGGCGGCGATGGCGCTGGACGTGACCACCAGCGCCGGAGCACGGCCGGTGGCCGGCCTGATCGGCTGCAGTGGCTACCCGCATCCCGACTGGACACCCCAGGCAGGGCTGACCCCGGCGGTGCTGCTCAGCCACGGCCGCCAGGATCCGGTGGTGCCCTACCAGGCCAGCGAGGCGCTCCGCGAGCAACTGCAGGCCGCCGGTACGGCGGTGGAGCTGCTGGGGTTCAACGGCGGCCATGCCATCGACCCCGAGCTGTTCCCCACCCTCCGCCGGTTCCTCGCCAGCTGCTGGCAGGGCGCCGCTGGGGGGAGCTGATGGCAGCTGGGGGACGGTGGAGCCGCCGCTGACGGCTCCGTGCGTCTTCAGACGAAGGCGTACTCGTACTCCTCCATTTCCTCCCAGTCGTCGGCAGCCAGCGCCTCGATGCCTTCAAACAGCACCTCTTCGCCGACGCGTTCAACGATGTCGCGCAGCGAGGGGAACAGGAAGTGATTTTCCTCGGCGTACTGGGCGCTGAACAGTCCCTTCTCGCCCCAGAAGAAGCGGTCGGTGGTGTGCTCGTTGCGACGCACGTTCAGGATCGCGGGAGGCACCAGGGCCTGTTCCGCGATGTAGCGACGGGCGGCGGTGACGGGCTTGTGGGAGCCGGTCTCCAGATTGAAGGTGGGCACGTGCGCCAGCACCCGCTGGCCGGCAAGACGGCGGCGGCTGATCCGCTTGCGCTTCTTAGACATGGCAGAACTCCCGGGGGAGGGAGGATCGAGAGGGACGAGGAGAAGCGGGGTGAGCCGCCAGCTGGCGAAGGATCCAGGGAACCCTTCGCGACACAACTCCCAACCAGCCGGAGCCGACGGTGCCGAACAGGTCAACGACGCGTCAGCGGTGCACCGAAAAACGGAACACCCTTCCAGCGGTGAGGGGCGGAGCAGGCCCGGGAGACCCGTCACCTGAACACACCTCTGCTGTAGCCTCGGTTGAACGAAAGCGCAACTGCGAGCTTCACATCGTCGACCCTTCAGGCCCCGCGGCGATCGCGTGGTAGTGGTCGATACGAAAGATCTTAAGACTATTTCCCGGATTTGACTCAGGTCATCCCGACTTTTTTTGGCCTTCGCCAGGAGGCGCCGCAACCCACGCCGAGATGCCAGTCTCCAAGCGGTTTCTGAGCCTGGTCAACTCTCAGCTGGCCCAGTTTGCCGACCGCAGTGACGTCACCTCCGTGGTGGTGTACGTCACTGAACCGTCCGACAGCGGCACGCCGGATCTGATCCCGATCGGTCATTGGCCCAGTGCCAGCCGGGCACTGCCATCCCTCGCCAGCGACAGCGAGCTGCGCCAACCTGCGGAGCGCCGCCGCTGGCTGGCCATGCGCCAGGGGGGCGTGCTGCTGGGCGCCCTGCAGGTGGAAACCACCGACCTGCCCTGGCCCGAGCCGCTCCAGCAGCGGCTGCTGGCCGTGAGCCGTTGCCTCACCGAGAGTCTCTGCCTCGATCTGGAGCACCACCAGCTGCAGCTGCGCCTGCAGCGGCAGCGGGAGCAGCTGGCGGTGCTGCTGCACCAGTTGCGCAATCCCCTGGCGGCGCTGCGCACGTTCGGCCAGTTGCTGTGGCGCCGGCTGGAACACGATCCCCGCAACCGCGCCCTGGTGGAGAGCCTGCTGCAGGAGGAACACCAGCTGCAGCGCTATGTGGATGCGATTGACGCCCTCGAGCGGATCGAGCCAGCCTTCTCAGCAGCGGCAGAGGCGCCTCCCCTGCTGCTGCCCCCCAGCCTGGGGAGCGACAGCCCGCAGCCCCTGGCCACCTTGCTCCAGCCCCTGCTGCAGCGGGCCACGGCCACCGCGGCCCTGCAGGGGCGTCCCTGGCATGGCCCCGGCCAACTGCCCCAGTGGCAGGGCGACTCCGGCGCGGTGGCCGAGATCCTGGCCAACCTGCTGGAGAACGCCTTTCGTTACAGCCGCTCCGGCGCCCCGGTGGGCCTGCACGTGGCTGCCTCCGATGAGGGGGGATGGCAGCTGTGCGTCTGGGATGGGGGCGACCCGATCGCCGGCGATGAACGCGAGCGGATCTTTGCGGCCGGGCAGCGGGGACGGAGCAGCGCCGATCTGCCGGGCACCGGACTGGGCCTGGCGCTGGCCCGGCAACTGGCCCGCCAGCTCGGGGGCGATCTGCAGCTGATGCCCTCCCCGGCCTCCGTGGCCCAGGAGCTGCCGGTGCAGGGGAACGCCTTCCTGCTCAGGCTGCCGCCCAGGCGGCCGCCAGGCCCATGAGCAGCAGGGAGAGGGTTTCGGTCCACTCCACGCTGGCGCCATAGCTGTCGCCGCTGTGCCCGCCGAGCCGGCGCCCCAGCCACCAGGGGACAAGCCAGGCCGGCAGCAGGCCGAGCAGGCCAAGCAAGCCGAGCCATCGTGCTGGCAGGGGCAGCAGCCAGCTCACCGCCAGCAGCGCCGGCAGGGCCAGCAGCGCCGGCCGCAGCTCCCGGCCCAGGCCCTGCCAGTGGCGGCGATGGAAGGCGGCACTGCCCTCGCGGCG encodes:
- a CDS encoding dienelactone hydrolase family protein, which codes for MTTPPASGTGDAGLIRLGPTTARERLVLLHGWGADADDLLELGRLLVGPEVSVVALQAPLPHPAGVGRQWYDLQQPGWPQLPAARSQLRQRLESLDAELSLRQTVLLGFSQGAAMALDVTTSAGARPVAGLIGCSGYPHPDWTPQAGLTPAVLLSHGRQDPVVPYQASEALREQLQAAGTAVELLGFNGGHAIDPELFPTLRRFLASCWQGAAGGS
- a CDS encoding DUF3155 domain-containing protein → MSKKRKRISRRRLAGQRVLAHVPTFNLETGSHKPVTAARRYIAEQALVPPAILNVRRNEHTTDRFFWGEKGLFSAQYAEENHFLFPSLRDIVERVGEEVLFEGIEALAADDWEEMEEYEYAFV
- a CDS encoding HAMP domain-containing histidine kinase gives rise to the protein MPVSKRFLSLVNSQLAQFADRSDVTSVVVYVTEPSDSGTPDLIPIGHWPSASRALPSLASDSELRQPAERRRWLAMRQGGVLLGALQVETTDLPWPEPLQQRLLAVSRCLTESLCLDLEHHQLQLRLQRQREQLAVLLHQLRNPLAALRTFGQLLWRRLEHDPRNRALVESLLQEEHQLQRYVDAIDALERIEPAFSAAAEAPPLLLPPSLGSDSPQPLATLLQPLLQRATATAALQGRPWHGPGQLPQWQGDSGAVAEILANLLENAFRYSRSGAPVGLHVAASDEGGWQLCVWDGGDPIAGDERERIFAAGQRGRSSADLPGTGLGLALARQLARQLGGDLQLMPSPASVAQELPVQGNAFLLRLPPRRPPGP